The Xenorhabdus doucetiae genome has a window encoding:
- the hflX gene encoding ribosome rescue GTPase HflX: MFDRYEGGELAVLVHVFFSQEKDTENLSEFESLVTSAGVSPVQIVTGSRKAPHPKYFVGEGKAEEIAEAVKNSGADVVLFDHALSPAQERNLERLCQCRVVDRTGVILDIFAQRARTHEGKLQVELAQLRHLSTRLVRGWTHLERQKGGIGLRGPGETQLESDRRMLRDKIKQILGRLGKVEKQREQGRQARNKADIPTVSLVGYTNAGKSSLFNTITSSEVYAADQLFATLDPTLRRIEVDDVGTVVLADTVGFIRHLPHDLVAAFKATLQETRQARLLLHVVDAADTRVDENITAVDSVLEEIESHEIPSLMVMNKIDMLEDFIPRIDRDEENRPVRVWLSAQTGEGIPLLLQALTERLSGEIAHYKLHLPPEAGRLRSRFYQLQAIEREWMEENGEVGVEVRMPIVDWRRLCKQEPNLPDYVV, translated from the coding sequence TTGTTTGATCGTTATGAAGGCGGAGAGTTAGCCGTTCTGGTGCATGTTTTCTTCTCACAGGAAAAAGATACGGAAAATCTCAGTGAGTTCGAGTCATTGGTGACTTCCGCAGGTGTTTCTCCTGTGCAGATTGTAACGGGAAGCCGGAAAGCACCTCATCCGAAATATTTTGTCGGAGAGGGCAAGGCAGAGGAGATTGCTGAAGCTGTCAAAAACAGTGGTGCAGATGTGGTGTTATTTGACCATGCCCTCAGCCCAGCACAGGAACGTAATCTTGAACGCTTGTGCCAGTGTCGTGTGGTTGATCGCACGGGCGTGATTCTGGATATTTTTGCCCAGCGGGCAAGAACGCACGAAGGCAAGTTACAAGTCGAATTAGCGCAATTGCGTCATCTATCCACCCGTCTGGTGCGGGGCTGGACTCACCTTGAACGCCAAAAAGGGGGGATCGGGCTGCGTGGGCCTGGAGAAACCCAGTTGGAAAGTGACCGTCGTATGTTGCGTGACAAAATCAAACAGATTTTGGGACGCCTTGGCAAAGTTGAAAAACAGCGTGAACAAGGGCGTCAGGCACGTAATAAAGCCGATATCCCAACCGTCTCTCTTGTCGGTTACACCAATGCGGGGAAATCCAGTCTATTTAATACAATAACTTCATCCGAAGTTTATGCGGCTGATCAGCTTTTTGCCACCCTGGACCCGACATTGCGCCGTATAGAGGTGGATGACGTTGGCACGGTTGTTTTGGCGGATACCGTCGGTTTTATCCGCCATTTGCCTCATGATTTGGTGGCCGCGTTCAAGGCGACGTTGCAGGAAACTCGGCAGGCGAGATTATTGCTGCATGTTGTTGATGCGGCTGATACTCGCGTCGATGAAAATATTACCGCTGTTGACAGTGTGCTTGAAGAGATTGAATCCCATGAAATCCCTTCGCTGATGGTAATGAATAAAATCGATATGCTGGAAGATTTTATTCCCCGTATTGATCGTGATGAAGAAAATCGTCCGGTCAGAGTTTGGTTGTCAGCACAAACTGGCGAAGGTATACCTCTGTTATTGCAAGCGTTGACTGAGCGCCTCTCAGGTGAAATCGCACACTATAAATTGCATCTTCCACCTGAGGCGGGGCGTCTGCGCAGTCGTTTTTATCAGCTTCAGGCCATTGAACGTGAATGGATGGAAGAAAATGGTGAGGTGGGTGTTGAAGTCAGGATGCCTATCGTTGATTGGCGTCGTCTGTGCAAACAAGAACCCAATTTACCAGACTATGTTGTCTGA
- the hflK gene encoding FtsH protease activity modulator HflK, translated as MAWNQPGNNGQDRDPWGSSNNNGGNSGGNNKGGRNRGATDLDDLFRKLSEKLGGLGGNKGGNGSEQNAKFGGRLIGLAVAAAVAVWVVSGFYTIKEAERGVVTRFGKFSHVVQPGLNWKMTFIDQVRAVNVEAVRDLATKGAMLTSDENVVLAEMNVQFRVTDPAAYLFSVTNPDDSLRQATDSAVRGVVGKYSMETNLTEGRTVVRNDTQKVLEETIRPYHMGITVVDVNFQAARPPEEVKAAFDDVIAAREQKQQTIREAKAYENEVLPKAEGEAQRIIEDAKAYKVSSVLNAKGEVASFAKILPEYKAAPQITRERLYIETMERVLSNTRKVIATEKSNNMLLLPLDQAVNDPAKVQQNVSSDTAVQKMIRQNQSTPRRESSTYNGSDNLRGDTVRVGRP; from the coding sequence ATGGCGTGGAATCAGCCCGGTAATAACGGACAGGACCGCGACCCGTGGGGAAGCAGCAATAATAATGGCGGCAACTCCGGCGGCAACAATAAAGGTGGTCGTAACCGTGGGGCAACTGATCTCGACGATCTGTTCCGTAAACTGAGTGAAAAACTCGGTGGTCTCGGTGGAAACAAAGGTGGAAATGGTTCTGAGCAGAACGCTAAATTTGGCGGGCGTCTTATTGGCCTTGCCGTTGCTGCTGCAGTTGCTGTTTGGGTTGTAAGTGGTTTCTATACGATTAAAGAAGCAGAACGTGGTGTAGTCACTCGATTTGGTAAGTTTAGTCATGTTGTACAGCCTGGCTTGAACTGGAAAATGACGTTCATCGATCAGGTCAGAGCTGTCAACGTTGAAGCTGTTCGCGATTTGGCAACAAAGGGTGCCATGCTGACTTCGGATGAAAACGTGGTTTTGGCTGAAATGAACGTTCAATTCCGTGTCACTGATCCGGCAGCTTATCTCTTTAGTGTCACCAATCCTGATGATAGCCTGCGTCAAGCTACCGACAGTGCCGTGCGCGGTGTTGTTGGCAAATATTCAATGGAAACCAATCTGACGGAAGGGCGTACTGTTGTCCGTAACGATACTCAGAAGGTACTGGAAGAGACTATCCGTCCATACCATATGGGTATTACAGTAGTTGATGTCAACTTCCAGGCTGCTCGTCCGCCAGAAGAAGTTAAGGCCGCATTCGATGATGTCATCGCAGCGCGTGAACAGAAGCAGCAAACCATTCGTGAAGCCAAGGCTTATGAAAACGAAGTATTACCTAAAGCGGAAGGTGAAGCGCAGCGTATTATTGAAGATGCCAAAGCTTATAAAGTTAGCTCCGTATTGAATGCTAAGGGTGAAGTGGCGAGTTTTGCCAAAATTTTGCCTGAATATAAAGCAGCACCACAAATTACTCGTGAACGTCTGTATATCGAGACAATGGAGCGTGTGTTAAGTAATACACGTAAAGTCATTGCAACCGAAAAGAGTAACAACATGCTGCTATTGCCATTAGATCAAGCGGTGAATGATCCGGCGAAAGTTCAGCAAAATGTATCCAGTGACACAGCGGTACAGAAGATGATTCGTCAGAATCAATCAACGCCACGACGGGAATCCAGCACTTATAACGGTAGCGATAACCTGCGCGGTGATACGGTCAGAGTAGGGAGACCATAA
- the hflC gene encoding protease modulator HflC, translating to MRNSFIVAIIAVLVVLYASIFTVKEGERGIVLRFSKVVRDAENKPAIYEPGLHFKIPFVETVKTLDARIQTMDITADRFLTRENKDLIVDSYLKWRINDFSRYYLATGNGDISRAEMMLRRKFSDRLRSEIGRLDVRGIVTDSRGRLTSDVRDALNQGTHEEGGATDADSAIASAAALVAKETKGKQPAINPSSMAALGIEVVDVRIKQINLPQEISEAIYQRMRADREAEARLLRSQGLEEAEKIRAVADKTATEIKAKAQSQALVLRGEGDAEATKLFADAFNQDPEFYVFIRSLRAYEKSFQSKGNDVMVLSPDTDFFRYMKAPEDLRPRTAD from the coding sequence ATGCGTAATTCATTCATTGTTGCGATTATCGCGGTATTGGTTGTTCTCTATGCATCAATCTTTACTGTGAAAGAAGGCGAACGTGGTATTGTGCTGCGTTTTAGTAAGGTTGTACGTGATGCAGAAAATAAGCCGGCCATTTATGAGCCTGGTCTGCATTTCAAAATTCCGTTTGTGGAAACAGTCAAAACCCTTGATGCCCGTATTCAAACTATGGATATCACGGCCGACCGTTTCTTGACGCGTGAAAATAAAGACTTGATCGTTGATTCTTACTTGAAGTGGCGCATTAACGATTTTAGTCGTTACTATCTGGCAACGGGGAACGGTGATATCTCCCGTGCTGAAATGATGCTGAGACGTAAATTCAGTGACCGTTTGCGTTCTGAAATTGGTCGTCTTGATGTCCGTGGCATTGTGACTGACTCCCGTGGCCGTTTAACGAGCGATGTGCGTGATGCCCTGAATCAGGGAACCCATGAAGAGGGTGGGGCAACGGATGCCGATAGTGCAATCGCCTCTGCGGCGGCCTTGGTAGCAAAAGAGACAAAAGGCAAGCAACCAGCCATTAACCCAAGCAGCATGGCTGCATTAGGTATTGAGGTTGTTGACGTTCGTATTAAACAGATCAACTTGCCACAGGAAATTTCAGAAGCCATTTACCAGCGTATGCGTGCTGACCGTGAGGCAGAAGCACGTCTCCTGCGTTCACAAGGTTTGGAAGAAGCAGAGAAGATCCGCGCCGTTGCTGATAAAACAGCGACTGAAATTAAGGCAAAAGCACAGAGTCAGGCATTGGTTTTACGTGGTGAAGGTGATGCGGAAGCAACCAAACTATTTGCTGATGCGTTCAACCAAGATCCTGAATTCTATGTATTTATCCGTAGCTTGCGTGCTTACGAGAAGAGCTTCCAGAGTAAGGGGAATGATGTGATGGTACTCAGCCCAGACACTGACTTTTTCCGTTATATGAAAGCCCCTGAGGATCTACGTCCTCGTACTGCGGATTAA
- a CDS encoding adenylosuccinate synthase yields the protein MGKNVVVLGTQWGDEGKGKIVDLLTERAKYVVRYQGGHNAGHTLVINGEKTVLHLIPSGILRENVISIIANGVVLAPDALMKEMKELESRGVPVRERLLISEACPLILPYHVALDNAREKARGAKAIGTTGRGIGPAYEDKVARRGLRVGDLFDKETFAAKLKEIIEYHNFQLVNYYNEPAVDYQKTLDDILAVADILTGMVVDVSDLLYKATQKGELVMFEGAQGTLLDIDHGTYPYVTSSNTTAGGVATGSGLGPRYVDYVLGIIKAYSTRVGAGPFPTELFDETGEYLRQKGQEFGATTGRSRRTGWLDIVAIRRAIQINSLSGFCMTKLDVLDGLKEVKICVGYRQADGTVIDTTPLAAENWEGLEAVYETLPGWDESTFGVKDHSQLPQAALNYIKRVEDLTGVPVDIISTGPDRAETMILRDPFDA from the coding sequence ATGGGTAAGAACGTTGTCGTATTGGGCACCCAATGGGGTGACGAGGGCAAGGGTAAAATCGTCGACTTGCTGACTGAACGAGCTAAGTACGTAGTTCGTTATCAAGGGGGCCACAACGCGGGCCATACACTAGTCATCAACGGTGAAAAAACCGTTCTCCACTTAATCCCATCCGGGATCTTACGTGAAAATGTCATTAGCATTATCGCAAATGGGGTCGTTTTAGCACCAGATGCTTTGATGAAAGAGATGAAAGAGCTTGAATCACGTGGGGTTCCTGTACGTGAGCGCCTGCTTATTTCTGAAGCCTGTCCGCTGATCCTGCCTTACCATGTTGCATTGGATAATGCCCGCGAAAAAGCGCGTGGTGCCAAAGCGATTGGTACAACTGGCCGTGGTATCGGTCCTGCATATGAAGACAAAGTCGCACGTCGTGGTTTGCGTGTGGGTGATCTGTTTGATAAAGAAACTTTCGCCGCCAAACTGAAAGAGATCATCGAGTACCACAACTTCCAGTTGGTTAACTACTACAACGAACCTGCTGTTGATTACCAGAAAACATTAGATGACATTCTGGCTGTTGCCGATATCCTGACAGGCATGGTAGTTGACGTTTCTGACCTGCTCTACAAAGCAACTCAGAAAGGTGAGCTGGTGATGTTCGAAGGTGCGCAAGGTACACTGCTGGATATTGACCACGGTACTTATCCTTATGTGACTTCTTCCAACACCACTGCGGGTGGCGTTGCGACGGGTTCCGGTCTGGGTCCACGTTACGTTGATTATGTACTGGGTATTATCAAGGCTTACTCCACCCGCGTTGGCGCAGGCCCATTCCCAACTGAGCTGTTTGATGAGACAGGTGAATACCTGCGTCAGAAAGGTCAGGAATTTGGTGCGACAACAGGTCGTAGCCGTCGTACTGGCTGGTTGGATATCGTTGCTATTCGTCGCGCGATCCAAATCAACTCTCTGTCTGGCTTCTGCATGACTAAACTGGATGTGCTGGATGGTCTGAAAGAAGTGAAAATCTGCGTGGGTTATCGTCAAGCTGATGGCACTGTCATTGATACGACGCCACTGGCAGCAGAGAACTGGGAAGGTCTTGAAGCCGTCTATGAAACCCTGCCTGGCTGGGATGAAAGCACTTTTGGCGTGAAAGATCACAGCCAATTGCCACAAGCTGCATTGAACTACATCAAACGTGTAGAAGATCTGACTGGCGTTCCTGTTGATATTATTTCTACAGGCCCAGATCGTGCAGAAACGATGATCCTGCGTGATCCCTTTGATGCTTAA
- the nsrR gene encoding nitric oxide-sensing transcriptional repressor NsrR, with the protein MQLTSFTDYGLRALIYMASLPEGQMTSITEVTEVYGVSRNHMVKIINQLSHLGLVNAVRGKNGGISLGKPANEIKIGDVVRFLEPLSLVNCSACQITPACRLKSVLNQAVENFLEELDKYTVADMVKDNRPLYQLLLVK; encoded by the coding sequence GTGCAGTTAACCAGTTTTACCGATTATGGATTACGTGCCTTGATTTATATGGCGTCTTTACCAGAAGGCCAAATGACAAGCATTACAGAAGTCACTGAAGTTTACGGTGTTTCGCGTAACCATATGGTAAAGATCATCAATCAACTGAGTCACTTGGGATTGGTGAATGCTGTCAGAGGAAAAAATGGCGGCATCAGTTTGGGCAAACCTGCCAACGAGATCAAAATTGGTGATGTGGTTCGTTTCTTGGAGCCATTGTCATTGGTTAACTGTAGTGCCTGTCAAATCACGCCTGCATGTCGCTTAAAGTCAGTCTTGAATCAAGCGGTAGAAAATTTTTTGGAAGAGTTGGATAAATATACTGTGGCCGATATGGTCAAAGACAATCGTCCCCTTTATCAATTGCTTTTGGTTAAGTGA
- the rlmB gene encoding 23S rRNA (guanosine(2251)-2'-O)-methyltransferase RlmB, which produces MSEIIYGIHAVKALLERDPQRFMEVYVLKGREDRRLTPLLQELEGLGIAVQIANRQWLDAQTEGAVHQGIIARIKPGRQYQENDLPDLLSRLDCPFLLVLDGVTDPHNLGACLRTADAAGVDAVIVPRDRSAQLNATAKKVACGAAESVPLIRVTNLARTLRVLQEHNIWIVGTAGEATHALYESKLTGPMALVMGAEGEGMRRLTRDHCDELISIPMAGSVSSLNVSVATGVCLFEIVRQRSDLKSE; this is translated from the coding sequence ATGAGTGAAATTATTTACGGTATCCATGCCGTTAAAGCCTTGCTGGAGCGCGATCCACAACGTTTCATGGAAGTTTATGTGTTGAAAGGGCGTGAAGATCGCCGTTTAACGCCATTATTGCAGGAATTGGAAGGTCTCGGCATTGCGGTACAAATTGCCAATCGCCAATGGTTGGATGCCCAAACAGAAGGCGCTGTACATCAGGGGATCATTGCCCGAATCAAGCCGGGGCGTCAGTATCAAGAAAATGATTTGCCGGATTTGTTATCTCGTCTGGATTGCCCATTCCTGCTGGTACTGGATGGTGTCACCGATCCACATAATCTGGGCGCGTGCTTGCGCACGGCAGATGCGGCAGGGGTTGATGCGGTTATCGTTCCGCGTGATCGCTCTGCACAATTGAATGCAACGGCGAAAAAAGTGGCTTGTGGCGCGGCAGAAAGTGTACCGTTGATCCGGGTGACTAACCTTGCGCGGACACTACGTGTACTGCAAGAACACAATATTTGGATTGTCGGAACGGCGGGAGAAGCCACGCACGCTTTATACGAGAGCAAGCTGACTGGCCCGATGGCGCTAGTGATGGGGGCGGAAGGTGAAGGGATGCGTCGTCTGACACGTGATCATTGTGATGAATTGATCAGTATTCCAATGGCAGGTTCCGTCTCTTCCCTGAACGTATCGGTTGCCACAGGCGTGTGCTTGTTTGAAATCGTGCGTCAGAGAAGTGATTTGAAATCAGAATAA
- the rpsF gene encoding 30S ribosomal protein S6, producing the protein MRHYEIVFMVHPDQSEQVPGMIERYSATITNAQGQIHRLEDWGRRQLAYPINKLHKAHYVLLNVEAPQEAIDELETNFRFNDAVIRSMVMRVKHAVTEASPMVKAKDERRSRDLVLEEDLVDDVDEAGDSEE; encoded by the coding sequence ATGCGTCATTACGAAATCGTTTTTATGGTCCATCCTGACCAAAGCGAACAGGTTCCGGGCATGATCGAGCGTTACAGTGCGACTATCACTAACGCGCAAGGTCAGATTCACCGTCTGGAAGACTGGGGTCGTCGTCAACTGGCTTACCCAATCAACAAACTGCACAAGGCTCACTACGTTCTGCTGAACGTTGAAGCGCCACAAGAAGCGATTGATGAGCTGGAAACTAACTTCCGCTTCAACGATGCCGTTATCCGCAGCATGGTTATGCGCGTTAAGCACGCAGTAACTGAAGCATCACCAATGGTTAAGGCTAAAGACGAACGTCGCAGCCGTGATCTGGTCTTGGAAGAAGACCTGGTTGATGATGTTGATGAAGCTGGGGATTCTGAAGAGTAA
- the priB gene encoding primosomal replication protein N translates to MTTNRLVLSGTVCKTPIRRVSPSGIPHCQFVLEHRSQQQEAGFSRQSWCRMPVIASGQLLQEYTHSITVGSRITVSGFINSHYGRNGLSKLVLHAEQIELIDSGD, encoded by the coding sequence GTGACAACCAATCGTTTGGTGCTTTCTGGCACAGTGTGCAAGACACCGATACGAAGAGTCAGTCCATCCGGTATTCCACATTGTCAGTTTGTGCTTGAACATCGTTCACAGCAACAGGAAGCCGGATTTAGCAGGCAGTCATGGTGCAGAATGCCCGTCATTGCCAGCGGACAGTTGTTACAGGAATATACTCACAGTATAACGGTCGGCAGTCGAATCACTGTTTCAGGATTCATTAATTCCCATTATGGGCGCAATGGTCTGAGTAAACTGGTTCTTCATGCCGAGCAGATTGAATTGATAGATTCTGGAGACTAG
- the rpsR gene encoding 30S ribosomal protein S18: MARYFRRRKFCRFTAEGVQEIDYKDIATLKNYITESGKIVPSRITGTRAKYQRQLARAIKRARYLSLLPYTDRHQ; this comes from the coding sequence ATGGCACGTTATTTCCGTCGTCGCAAGTTCTGCCGCTTCACCGCGGAAGGCGTACAAGAGATCGATTATAAAGACATTGCTACGCTGAAAAACTACATTACCGAAAGTGGTAAAATTGTACCAAGCCGTATTACCGGCACTCGTGCAAAATACCAGCGTCAGCTCGCTCGTGCTATCAAGCGTGCACGCTACCTGTCTCTGTTGCCTTACACTGATCGTCATCAGTAA
- the rplI gene encoding 50S ribosomal protein L9: MQIILLDKVANLGSLGDQVNVKAGYARNFLVPQGKAVPATKKNIEFFEARRAELEAKLADVLAAAEARAEKINALGSVTIASKAGDEGKLFGSIGTRDIADAVTAAGVEVSKSEVRLSNGVLRTVGEHEVHFQVHSDVFAQLNVNIVPEA, translated from the coding sequence ATGCAAATTATTCTGCTTGATAAAGTAGCGAACCTGGGTAGCCTGGGTGACCAAGTTAACGTTAAAGCGGGTTATGCCCGTAACTTCTTAGTACCACAGGGCAAAGCTGTTCCTGCGACTAAGAAAAACATCGAATTTTTCGAAGCTCGTCGTGCTGAACTGGAAGCTAAACTGGCTGACGTTCTGGCAGCGGCAGAAGCTCGTGCAGAGAAAATCAATGCACTGGGCTCTGTTACCATCGCTTCTAAAGCGGGTGACGAAGGTAAACTGTTCGGTTCTATCGGTACTCGTGACATCGCTGATGCAGTAACTGCGGCTGGCGTTGAAGTATCTAAGAGCGAAGTTCGTCTGTCCAACGGCGTTCTGCGTACTGTTGGTGAGCACGAAGTTCACTTCCAGGTACACAGCGATGTATTCGCACAGTTGAACGTTAACATCGTTCCAGAAGCTTAA
- a CDS encoding HipA family kinase translates to MSDGSTEPYLCKCDDGYLYVVKSQPKMPKLQLIHELMASYLAKSINLPMPEIKVVYISRELLAFMPCLIGELSEGHAFATKYIPDSAGITYHQAHTKIEKSYQKLIYFFDRLINNSDRNLTEKGGNVNIIYNYKTNGYYLIDHNLAFMSSCELNEFDYHIFSPINRSWYFDRVDKCELDNVVENILYGFNNSIVKIPSEWYEDLDYQFIINNINKILNRGYSEEFRSSII, encoded by the coding sequence ATGTCAGATGGCTCGACGGAACCATATTTGTGTAAATGTGATGATGGATATTTATATGTGGTGAAGTCACAACCCAAGATGCCGAAACTTCAACTTATCCATGAATTGATGGCTTCTTATCTTGCTAAAAGTATCAATCTTCCTATGCCAGAGATTAAAGTTGTCTACATATCGAGGGAATTGCTGGCATTTATGCCTTGTTTAATCGGAGAACTTTCAGAAGGACATGCGTTTGCTACAAAATATATTCCTGATTCAGCCGGTATCACCTATCATCAGGCACATACAAAGATAGAAAAAAGTTATCAAAAGTTAATATACTTTTTTGATCGCTTAATCAATAATTCAGATAGAAATCTGACTGAAAAAGGTGGCAATGTAAATATAATTTATAATTATAAAACAAATGGATACTATCTCATCGATCATAACTTGGCATTTATGTCATCTTGTGAGTTGAATGAATTTGATTACCATATTTTTTCTCCAATCAACAGAAGTTGGTATTTTGATAGGGTGGATAAATGCGAATTAGATAATGTTGTAGAAAATATTCTGTATGGTTTTAATAATTCTATTGTTAAAATTCCAAGTGAGTGGTACGAAGATCTTGATTATCAATTCATTATTAATAATATAAATAAGATATTAAACAGAGGGTACTCAGAAGAGTTTAGGAGCAGCATTATATGA
- a CDS encoding DUF3037 domain-containing protein, producing MTNPCLYSIVRYAPFAETEEFVNIGVVMCMPKLRKFHFRLTKSNDKRVRHFFRDDSIFPYARDAVHKELMFAQEMVRDIHDPYKIADFFNTFIVPRESIFFFSPPRVILSENPDQELTDIYNRFINHSEYSKERKENILTRELKDRLNRYDDLKNLFKKEKVDGELSKFTLPFVAKQKEKIVCVIKPLAFAQQEASGMIEHCDSWVARITRAASENILSIRKVLFTVYVKENLTQSESKAFDEIQRTLTGRNIYHVQHDDEKSIIDFARLSLFHYQTW from the coding sequence ATGACTAACCCATGCTTATACAGTATCGTGAGGTATGCCCCTTTTGCCGAGACTGAAGAGTTTGTTAATATTGGCGTGGTTATGTGTATGCCTAAACTACGAAAATTTCATTTTAGGCTAACAAAAAGTAATGATAAAAGAGTTCGTCATTTCTTTCGGGATGATTCAATTTTTCCTTATGCCAGAGATGCTGTACATAAGGAATTAATGTTTGCACAGGAGATGGTTCGCGATATCCATGACCCTTACAAAATTGCAGATTTTTTTAATACCTTCATTGTTCCCAGAGAATCTATTTTCTTTTTCAGCCCGCCAAGAGTGATTTTGTCTGAGAACCCGGATCAAGAACTCACTGATATTTATAATAGATTTATCAATCATTCAGAATATAGCAAAGAACGTAAGGAAAACATTCTTACCAGAGAGCTGAAAGACAGATTAAATCGTTATGATGATTTAAAAAATTTATTTAAAAAAGAAAAGGTTGATGGTGAGTTATCTAAATTTACTTTGCCATTTGTCGCTAAACAGAAAGAAAAAATTGTTTGTGTGATAAAACCACTTGCGTTTGCTCAGCAGGAGGCAAGTGGAATGATTGAGCATTGTGATTCTTGGGTAGCCAGAATCACTAGGGCTGCAAGTGAAAATATCTTGAGTATCAGAAAGGTCTTATTCACGGTTTATGTAAAAGAGAATCTTACCCAATCAGAGTCTAAGGCTTTTGATGAGATACAAAGGACGTTAACTGGGCGCAATATTTACCATGTTCAACATGATGATGAAAAATCTATCATTGATTTTGCAAGATTATCTTTATTCCATTATCAAACATGGTGA
- a CDS encoding peptidylprolyl isomerase: MTTPSFESIEARASYGIGLQVGQQLQESGLQGLEPEALLAGLCDALEGRSPAIPVEELHRALREIHERADSVRRERQQSMAEEGKKFLAENIQREGVSSTESGLQFSVLTQGDGTIPARTDRVRVHYTGRLIDGTVFDSSVQRGTPAEFPVSGVIPGWIEALTLMPVGSKWELYIPHNLAYGERGAGASIPPYSTLIFEVELLEIL; this comes from the coding sequence ATGACAACACCTTCTTTTGAATCTATTGAAGCGCGGGCAAGTTACGGTATTGGTTTGCAGGTTGGGCAACAATTACAGGAATCAGGTTTACAAGGATTAGAACCAGAAGCACTGTTGGCAGGGTTGTGTGATGCGCTGGAAGGGCGTTCTCCTGCTATTCCTGTAGAAGAACTGCATCGTGCATTACGTGAAATACATGAACGCGCTGACAGCGTTCGACGTGAACGTCAGCAGTCGATGGCAGAAGAAGGCAAGAAATTCCTGGCAGAAAATATTCAGCGTGAAGGCGTCAGCAGCACTGAATCGGGTTTGCAATTTTCTGTCCTGACCCAAGGTGATGGCACTATCCCTGCCCGTACTGACCGCGTTCGTGTTCACTATACAGGTCGTTTGATTGATGGCACGGTATTTGACAGTTCAGTACAGCGCGGTACGCCAGCCGAATTTCCTGTCAGCGGTGTGATCCCAGGTTGGATTGAAGCCTTGACTCTGATGCCGGTCGGCTCTAAGTGGGAACTCTATATTCCACACAATCTGGCTTATGGTGAGCGTGGCGCAGGGGCATCCATTCCTCCTTATAGTACACTGATCTTCGAAGTGGAATTATTGGAAATTCTGTAA
- the cysQ gene encoding 3'(2'),5'-bisphosphate nucleotidase CysQ has product MLQQICQLAREAGAAIMAIYQAEQPLQVERKMDDSPVTAADIAAHKIIKAGLLRIAPDIPLLSEEEPPAWEERKNWQRYWLVDPLDGTKEFIRRNGEFTVNIALIENGAPVMGVIYVPVQNVLYSAQGRQAWKETNGQRLPIKVMSAKPPIVVVSRSHRDDEELQDYLSQLGVHDTLSVGSSLKFCMVAEGKAQLYPRFGPTNIWDTAAGHAIAIAAGAHVTDWAGKTLNYTPRESFLNPGFRVSIF; this is encoded by the coding sequence ATGCTACAACAAATCTGCCAATTGGCACGGGAAGCAGGCGCGGCGATCATGGCGATCTATCAGGCTGAACAGCCGTTGCAAGTAGAACGTAAAATGGATGATTCACCGGTGACTGCCGCAGATATTGCCGCTCATAAGATCATTAAAGCGGGATTGTTGCGCATTGCGCCTGATATTCCGTTGTTATCGGAAGAAGAACCACCTGCATGGGAAGAGCGGAAAAATTGGCAGCGTTATTGGTTGGTTGATCCATTAGATGGTACGAAAGAGTTTATCCGTCGCAATGGCGAGTTTACCGTCAATATCGCATTGATAGAAAATGGCGCACCTGTGATGGGCGTTATCTATGTCCCTGTACAGAATGTCTTATATTCAGCACAAGGGCGTCAGGCGTGGAAAGAAACTAATGGCCAGAGGCTTCCCATTAAAGTGATGTCAGCGAAGCCGCCAATCGTGGTGGTCAGCCGTTCTCACAGGGATGATGAGGAGTTGCAAGATTATCTTTCCCAGCTCGGCGTGCACGATACCCTTTCCGTCGGATCTTCACTTAAGTTCTGCATGGTTGCAGAGGGAAAAGCCCAACTTTACCCACGCTTTGGGCCAACCAATATTTGGGATACCGCTGCCGGTCATGCCATTGCTATTGCGGCGGGAGCGCATGTCACGGATTGGGCGGGGAAAACACTGAATTACACGCCGCGCGAATCTTTTCTCAATCCAGGATTCAGGGTCAGTATTTTTTGA